Proteins co-encoded in one Uloborus diversus isolate 005 chromosome 9, Udiv.v.3.1, whole genome shotgun sequence genomic window:
- the LOC129229306 gene encoding choline transporter-like 1 — protein sequence MSCCGRQSSELKDSKPRECTDIICLAIFALFWGLLIFVAAFAFVIGAPMRLAYGQDSFGNTCGMPNEELGNMTFSGMDLTDRPYLFFLNMSNLQESLKICVKKCPDRMLQSDNDVREFERDTGSSLCRYDIAQFMQRSVLYPMPKNKSTDPYFLRAEERIGHYACPFPPVYATKPLLNRCVPLPVANLAGNIMYSIYAYLNNFDTIQQVVSDIYAARYEILGMTGLALVLSFIMAFTIHCLASFVSWIIMVVASIASVAGTGVLWWTYADIKWQLDLTPFDQLLAEAAQNERTFLIYSILATLFTVVLLLIVLVLRKRVHVVVKLFTESGRCIRSMPLLLLQPLWTFIALALFFAFWVGVLVALATAYYPVKNEIGDPLKHGPVPSNHTELLPRSEEEALLNRAFTLVSFSEGSWVQYMWWYLIIALVWTSEFILGCQQMVIAGSVATWYFSKDRDALSCTVGKSAFKLFIYHMGSVALGSFLITLFKIPRLILTYVISKMRKHQDIACVSWCLKCCICCLWCMEKCIRYLNHNAYTIVAIRGISFCPAAREAFDVLVSNALQVATINSVGDFILFLGKCAVTAITAFVGILVMRNDPELHFYAIPVFLVAVFSYFIAHCVLSVYEMVIDTLFLCCCEDLSRNDGSKEKPYFGGNLVQYLKGGEGGQPLNRVGGDVSEAE from the coding sequence ATGTCGTGCTGTGGCCGTCAAAGTTCGGAACTTAAAGACAGCAAGCCCAGAGAATGTACTGATATTATTTGTTTAGCAATTTTCGCCTTATTTTGGGGTCTCCTAATATTTGTTGCCGCTTTTGCGTTTGTTATTGGAGCCCCAATGCGACTGGCCTATGGACAAGACAGTTTCGGAAACACATGTGGCATGCCTAACGAAGAGTTGGGAAACATGACTTTCTCTGGAATGGACCTCACCGATCGACCTTACCTTTTCTTTCTCAATATGTCCAATCTTCAGGAATCTCTTAAGATTTGTGTCAAGAAATGTCCAGACAGAATGCTTCAGAGTGATAATGACGTACGAGAATTCGAAAGAGACACTGGTTCAAGCCTATGCCGTTATGATATTGCACAATTCATGCAAAGAAGTGTTCTATACCCAATGCCAAAAAACAAAAGTACCGACCCATATTTTCTGAGAGCAGAAGAGAGGATTGGACATTACGCTTGCCCCTTCCCGCCAGTTTATGCAACAAAACCACTCTTAAACCGATGTGTACCACTACCAGTTGCAAATCTTGCAGGAAACATCATGTACAGTATCTATGCCTATCTGAACAATTTTGACACAATCCAGCAAGTAGTAAGCGATATCTATGCTGCAAGGTATGAAATCCTGGGCATGACTGGACTGGCACTGGTACTTTCCTTTATCATGGCTTTCACAATCCATTGCCTGGCGTCATTTGTGTCTTGGATCATTATGGTTGTTGCCAGCATTGCATCGGTGGCTGGAACTGGTGTTCTATGGTGGACATACGCAGACATCAAGTGGCAGTTAGATTTGACCCCATTTGACCAGCTGCTTGCCGAGGCCGCCCAGAATGAACGTACTTTTCTCATTTACTCCATTTTGGCCACACTGTTTACTGTTGTCCTGCTGCTCATTGTTCTTGTACTCAGAAAAAGAGTACACGTTGTGGTAAAGTTGTTTACCGAATCGGGTCGATGCATTAGGAGCATGCCATTACTTCTCTTGCAACCACTGTGGACATTCATTGCTCTtgctttattttttgctttctggGTTGGTGTACTAGTTGCTTTAGCAACAGCATATTACCCAGTGAAGAATGAAATTGGGGATCCCCTGAAACACGGCCCTGTCCCATCAAACCATACGGAGTTGCTTCCAAGATCAGAAGAAGAGGCTCTTTTAAACCGAGCATTTACTTTAGTCTCCTTCAGCGAAGGTTCATGGGTCCAGTACATGTGGTGGTACCTCATCATTGCCCTGGTGTGGACAAGTGAATTCATCCTCGGTTGCCAACAAATGGTCATTGCTGGATCTGTGGCGACTTGGTACTTCTCCAAAGATAGGGACGCGTTGTCCTGCACTGTGGGTAAATCAGCATTCAAACTCTTCATCTATCACATGGGATCTGTCGCACTGGGTTCTTTTCTAATCACACTCTTCAAGATCCCACGTCTCATCCTCACTTACGTCATCAGCAAGATGCGAAAGCACCAGGACATTGCTTGCGTATCTTGGTGTCTTAAGTGCTGCATTTGCTGTCTCTGGTGCATGGAGAAATGCATTCGTTACCTTAACCATAATGCCTACACGATTGTGGCTATTCGAGGCATCAGCTTCTGCCCAGCTGCCCGCGAGGCTTTTGATGTCCTCGTCTCCAACGCCCTTCAAGTTGCAACGATCAACAGTGTGGGGGATTTCATCCTCTTCCTGGGTAAATGTGCCGTGACCGCCATCACAGCATTTGTGGGCATCCTGGTCATGAGAAATGATCCAGAACTCCACTTTTATGCCATTCCAGTGTTCCTAGTAGCAGTGTTCTCCTATTTCATTGCACATTGCGTCCTCTCAGTCTATGAGATGGTCATTGACACACTATTCTTGTGCTGCTGTGAAGACCTTTCGAGGAATGATGGTTCCAAAGAGAAGCCATATTTTGGTGGGAACTTGGTACAGTATTTGAAGGGGGGCGAAGGAGGACAACCTCTAAACAGAGTTGGGGGAGATGTGTCAGAAGCAGAATGA